A window of the Chitinispirillales bacterium genome harbors these coding sequences:
- a CDS encoding O-antigen ligase family protein, which yields MTDKFLNLFAFIASKINIKVVFFAMIFIGTIFYVPPKYVNYIPENLYHYAHIYLKYFFFFMVIVLTIPVFVKRKFDVPINKLVIILSLYVTLCLLSIVINIDENTREAMIEFGFFTYYFIVLLLMLYTIKNNDHKILIYALTGLVFYNSVASYSNIIWGFGEISAFFENRVYLGCLSDIVSTYLIILLFNEKSKVKKIFFSAGILLLFVNIILLVQRSVYLAYFFVITLVILGTKNRRIIIVGVLLCCIVGILFGTMMMKRVKREKMDVANMSDIGRFLSLRGGFNMWKTHPILGVGYGTSKWKIDEYETFPFKLDGITFPIHNFFIQQLAETGFVGFILCNTFNVVLLSALIRRFKGKKNLVEECPYELFYLIALCAYNINGMMHPINFREGYYWYLSAGAMILLRDNNDTNVDHL from the coding sequence ATGACAGATAAATTTTTGAATCTTTTTGCGTTTATTGCCTCAAAAATAAATATAAAAGTTGTATTTTTCGCTATGATTTTTATAGGGACAATTTTTTATGTTCCGCCGAAATATGTTAATTATATACCGGAAAATCTGTATCATTACGCCCACATATATCTTAAATATTTTTTCTTTTTTATGGTTATTGTTTTGACGATTCCGGTTTTTGTGAAAAGAAAATTTGATGTTCCTATAAATAAACTTGTTATCATATTAAGTTTATATGTTACCTTATGCTTATTAAGCATAGTTATTAATATTGATGAAAATACACGGGAAGCCATGATCGAATTCGGTTTTTTTACTTACTATTTTATTGTGCTTTTATTAATGTTATATACAATTAAAAACAATGACCATAAAATATTGATTTATGCATTGACAGGTCTCGTATTTTATAATAGTGTTGCATCGTATTCTAACATAATTTGGGGATTTGGCGAAATATCTGCTTTTTTTGAAAACAGAGTTTATTTAGGTTGTTTATCGGATATAGTTAGTACTTATCTTATAATACTATTATTTAACGAAAAATCAAAGGTAAAAAAAATTTTTTTTTCCGCTGGAATATTATTACTTTTTGTTAACATAATCCTACTGGTTCAAAGAAGTGTATATTTAGCTTATTTTTTTGTAATAACATTAGTAATATTGGGAACGAAAAATAGGAGAATAATAATTGTTGGCGTACTATTATGTTGCATTGTCGGAATACTATTTGGAACTATGATGATGAAAAGGGTGAAAAGAGAAAAAATGGATGTGGCGAATATGAGTGATATTGGAAGGTTTTTATCTTTGCGTGGCGGATTTAACATGTGGAAAACACATCCGATTTTGGGTGTCGGATATGGGACTTCAAAATGGAAAATAGATGAATATGAAACATTTCCTTTCAAATTGGATGGGATAACTTTTCCAATTCATAACTTTTTCATACAACAACTGGCAGAAACCGGATTTGTTGGTTTCATATTATGCAATACTTTTAACGTAGTACTTTTGTCTGCATTGATTCGAAGATTCAAAGGTAAAAAAAATCTTGTCGAAGAGTGTCCGTATGAACTTTTTTATTTAATCGCTCTCTGTGCTTACAATATTAACGGGATGATGCATCCAATAAATTTTCGTGAGGGTTACTACTGGTATTTGTCGGCTGGTGCTATGATTTTACTTCGAGACAATAATGACACTAACGTGGATCATTTATGA